A stretch of the Luteimonas sp. JM171 genome encodes the following:
- a CDS encoding sodium:alanine symporter family protein: MEQLQATLDQISAFVWGPFLLIPLLLLTGLYLTVRLGGLQFRVLGHALWLALVRRKEATSCTGDVSHYQALATALAATIGVGNIAGVATAIGIGGPGALFWMWITGLVGMATKYSEGLLGVKYRQVDAKGEQSGGPMYYLTNGVGGRWGKALGVAFALFGAIAAFGIGNMVQANTAAGQLEATWDISPAWSGLVLAVCAAAVILGGIKSIARFAAGVVPLMCVLFILANLLVLVVFAERLPAALAMVFTDAFSGTSAAGGFAGSAVILAVQMGVARGIFSNESGLGTGAIAAASAITDQPVRQAMVSMTQTFIDTLIMVTLTALTIIVTGAWMQEGLAGAPMTAWAVEQAVGGGWGNVMVALGVLVFSFTTLLGWCYYGERCIEMLVGRRGVLPYRVAFSLVVYVGAVLSLEMVWTFSDIANGLMALPNLIGLLLLSGVVANETRKYFANPEWRKAE; this comes from the coding sequence ATGGAGCAGCTGCAAGCCACCCTCGACCAGATCAGCGCCTTCGTCTGGGGGCCGTTCCTCCTCATCCCGCTGCTGCTGCTCACCGGCCTGTACCTCACGGTGCGGCTGGGCGGGCTGCAGTTCAGGGTGCTGGGCCACGCGCTGTGGCTGGCGCTGGTGCGGCGCAAGGAAGCAACCAGCTGCACGGGCGACGTCTCGCACTACCAGGCGCTGGCCACCGCGCTGGCAGCCACCATCGGCGTTGGCAATATCGCCGGCGTGGCCACGGCGATTGGCATCGGCGGCCCGGGGGCCCTGTTCTGGATGTGGATCACCGGCCTGGTGGGCATGGCCACCAAGTACTCGGAAGGCCTGCTGGGCGTGAAGTACCGGCAGGTGGACGCCAAGGGCGAGCAGAGCGGCGGGCCGATGTACTACCTGACCAACGGCGTTGGCGGGCGCTGGGGCAAGGCCCTGGGCGTGGCCTTTGCGCTGTTCGGGGCGATCGCCGCGTTCGGCATCGGCAACATGGTCCAGGCCAACACCGCGGCCGGCCAGCTTGAGGCCACCTGGGACATCTCCCCGGCCTGGAGCGGACTGGTGCTGGCTGTGTGTGCGGCCGCCGTGATCCTGGGCGGCATCAAGAGCATCGCGCGCTTTGCCGCGGGCGTGGTGCCGCTGATGTGCGTGCTGTTCATCCTGGCCAACCTGCTGGTTCTGGTGGTGTTCGCCGAACGGCTGCCGGCAGCGCTGGCAATGGTGTTCACCGACGCCTTCAGCGGCACCTCGGCCGCGGGCGGGTTCGCCGGATCGGCGGTGATCCTGGCGGTGCAGATGGGCGTGGCGCGCGGCATCTTCTCCAACGAGTCCGGACTGGGCACCGGCGCGATCGCCGCGGCGTCGGCGATCACCGACCAGCCGGTTCGCCAGGCCATGGTGTCGATGACGCAGACCTTCATCGACACCCTCATCATGGTCACCCTGACCGCGCTGACCATCATCGTCACCGGCGCCTGGATGCAGGAAGGCCTGGCCGGGGCACCGATGACGGCCTGGGCCGTGGAGCAGGCGGTCGGCGGCGGCTGGGGCAACGTGATGGTGGCGCTCGGTGTGCTGGTGTTTTCCTTCACCACCCTGCTGGGCTGGTGCTACTACGGCGAGCGCTGCATCGAGATGCTGGTTGGCCGGCGCGGGGTGCTGCCGTACCGGGTCGCATTCTCGCTGGTGGTGTACGTGGGCGCGGTGCTGTCGCTGGAGATGGTGTGGACCTTTTCCGACATCGCCAACGGCCTGATGGCCCTGCCCAACCTGATCGGCCTGCTGCTGCTTTCGGGCGTGGTGGCCAACGAGACCCGCAAGTACTTCGCCAACCCCGAGTGGCGCAAGGCGGAGTAG
- a CDS encoding DksA/TraR family C4-type zinc finger protein — protein sequence MATGWAGDGAVQDQIDATVEDGIKRARSRLRQGPGLTHCEECDAPIPEARREAVPGVRLCVACQEEQDAEEQAQSGYNRRGSKDSQLR from the coding sequence ATGGCAACCGGTTGGGCGGGCGACGGTGCGGTCCAGGACCAGATCGACGCCACGGTGGAAGACGGCATCAAGCGCGCGCGCAGCCGGCTCCGGCAGGGGCCCGGGCTGACACACTGCGAGGAATGCGATGCCCCGATCCCGGAGGCGCGCCGCGAGGCGGTGCCGGGGGTCCGCCTGTGCGTGGCCTGCCAGGAAGAACAGGACGCCGAGGAACAGGCGCAGAGCGGCTACAACCGTCGCGGCAGCAAGGACAGCCAGCTCCGCTAG
- a CDS encoding DUF4105 domain-containing protein, with product MTARRPRRPAALLLALLLAFIPGLRAAPVLEFDQGGLDPPAHDAADALALEALSLLPPAWIRSLGPTVRVRWDQDLPQAVHGRTTSRGVRLQRRLLDDWMARPAGDGDPPHPALVALLHELAHVHDRSPAGGLSRDPRLLDLAGWQVRPFRVLPRLKENAFTDRSPDRYELHDPAEFVAVNLEHWLLDPEYACRRPALAHYFEVHFQHRAPRAECAPGLPFLDPGADTGDALLELDPARIYQVDYLLAEGNERVMSRWGHSMLRLVVCAPGRQPGPDCRLDLDHHRVLSFRAFVGDVQISSWGGLTGTYPSRLFVLPLDQVVEEYTRVELRALVSLPLRLSRDEITGLLQRAARVHWGYDGNYRFISNNCAVETFKLLHDGVPRLADADLSSITPTGLLRRVRRQAVLEADVPAEGPEAIRLGYRFEPMDAHYESLYETAREVLDLPFAGAKAWLALPAAERTGWLHHADLRAAAALLVLEQAALRRQELLARDELKRRFLDTSHPDGLDGLVEVRALLEREGALTRPAMLLQGAGYGVPQQDERQQLRLAATARVERIRQDAGRLHEMARQWLSPQRRAALEGGEANLQVLGERLRALHREAGGLVL from the coding sequence GTGACCGCGCGCCGGCCGCGGCGGCCGGCAGCCCTCCTGCTTGCGCTGCTGCTGGCCTTCATTCCCGGCCTGCGGGCAGCGCCTGTCCTCGAGTTCGACCAGGGCGGGCTGGATCCGCCCGCACACGACGCCGCGGACGCACTTGCCCTGGAAGCGTTGTCGCTGCTGCCTCCCGCCTGGATCCGCTCCCTGGGGCCAACCGTCCGCGTCCGCTGGGACCAAGACCTGCCGCAGGCGGTGCACGGCCGCACGACATCCCGCGGCGTCAGGCTCCAGCGGCGCCTGCTTGACGACTGGATGGCCCGGCCGGCAGGGGACGGCGACCCGCCCCACCCGGCCCTGGTGGCGCTGCTCCATGAACTGGCGCACGTGCACGACCGCAGCCCGGCAGGCGGGTTGTCGCGTGATCCGCGGCTGCTCGACCTGGCCGGCTGGCAGGTCCGCCCGTTCCGGGTGTTGCCCCGGCTAAAGGAGAACGCGTTCACCGACCGCAGCCCCGACCGGTACGAACTCCATGATCCGGCCGAGTTCGTGGCGGTGAACCTGGAGCACTGGCTGCTGGATCCCGAATACGCCTGCCGGCGGCCGGCCCTGGCCCACTATTTCGAGGTCCACTTCCAGCACCGGGCGCCGCGCGCCGAGTGCGCGCCCGGGCTGCCGTTCCTCGATCCGGGTGCCGATACCGGCGATGCGCTGCTGGAGCTCGATCCCGCGCGGATCTACCAGGTTGATTACCTGCTGGCGGAAGGCAACGAACGCGTCATGAGCCGCTGGGGCCACAGCATGCTGCGGCTGGTGGTCTGCGCGCCGGGCCGGCAGCCTGGGCCCGACTGCCGCCTGGACCTCGACCACCATCGCGTGCTGTCCTTCCGCGCCTTCGTCGGCGACGTGCAGATCTCCAGCTGGGGCGGCCTGACCGGCACGTACCCCTCGCGGCTGTTCGTGTTGCCGCTTGACCAGGTGGTGGAGGAATACACGCGCGTGGAACTGCGCGCACTGGTGTCGCTGCCGCTGCGGCTCTCAAGGGACGAAATCACCGGCCTGCTGCAGCGCGCCGCGCGGGTGCACTGGGGCTATGACGGCAACTACCGCTTCATCAGCAACAACTGCGCGGTGGAGACGTTCAAGCTGCTGCATGACGGCGTCCCCCGCCTGGCCGATGCGGACCTTTCCAGCATCACGCCCACCGGGCTGCTCCGGCGCGTGCGCAGGCAGGCGGTGCTTGAAGCGGACGTACCCGCGGAAGGCCCGGAAGCGATCCGGCTTGGTTACCGCTTCGAACCGATGGATGCGCACTACGAGTCGCTGTATGAGACAGCGCGCGAGGTGCTGGACCTGCCATTCGCGGGAGCCAAGGCGTGGCTCGCGCTCCCGGCGGCCGAGCGCACCGGCTGGCTGCACCATGCGGACCTGCGCGCAGCCGCCGCGCTGCTGGTGCTGGAACAGGCGGCCCTGCGCCGGCAGGAGCTGCTGGCGCGCGACGAACTGAAACGCCGCTTCCTCGACACCAGCCACCCAGACGGGCTCGACGGCTTGGTGGAAGTGCGCGCACTGCTGGAGCGCGAAGGTGCGCTGACCCGGCCCGCCATGCTGCTGCAGGGGGCCGGCTACGGTGTGCCGCAGCAGGATGAGCGCCAGCAGCTGCGCCTTGCCGCGACGGCGCGCGTGGAGCGCATCCGGCAGGATGCCGGCCGCCTGCACGAGATGGCCCGGCAATGGCTTTCACCGCAGCGCCGCGCCGCGCTGGAAGGCGGTGAGGCCAATCTGCAAGTGCTTGGGGAACGGCTGCGCGCGCTGCACCGCGAGGCCGGCGGCCTGGTGCTGTAG
- a CDS encoding creatininase family protein, with protein sequence MTFPFQGDRMRLQLCTWPEVEARLAKSTGIIVPIGSTEQHGPNGLLGTDAICPEVVAEAAAERIDALVAPTISIGMAQHHLGFPGTISLRPDTLIAVVRDVVQSLARHGFREIYFLNGHGGNVATVQAAFAQYNAEASFSGVEGPGPRLKIANWFAGKRVGALSQELFGESEGSHATPSEISLTWHAYPDRAQPMDLEPKIAPKGPIADAFDYRRRFPDGRIGSDPSLASVEAGTRLFEASVEDTIEDYEAFLATR encoded by the coding sequence ATGACTTTCCCTTTCCAAGGTGATCGCATGCGCCTCCAGCTCTGTACCTGGCCCGAAGTCGAGGCCCGCCTGGCCAAGTCCACCGGCATCATCGTTCCCATCGGCTCCACCGAACAACACGGACCCAACGGCCTGCTCGGCACCGATGCGATCTGCCCGGAAGTGGTGGCCGAAGCCGCCGCGGAACGCATCGACGCGCTCGTGGCACCAACCATCTCCATCGGCATGGCCCAGCACCACCTGGGATTCCCGGGTACCATTTCCCTGCGTCCGGACACCCTGATCGCCGTGGTGCGCGACGTGGTGCAGTCGCTCGCGCGGCACGGCTTCCGCGAGATCTATTTCCTCAACGGCCACGGCGGCAACGTCGCCACGGTGCAGGCAGCGTTCGCGCAGTACAACGCCGAGGCCAGCTTCTCGGGCGTGGAAGGCCCCGGGCCCCGGCTGAAGATCGCCAACTGGTTCGCTGGCAAGCGGGTCGGGGCGCTGTCGCAGGAGCTGTTCGGTGAAAGCGAAGGCAGCCATGCCACGCCCTCGGAGATCTCCCTGACCTGGCACGCCTACCCGGATCGCGCCCAGCCGATGGACCTGGAGCCGAAGATCGCGCCGAAGGGGCCGATTGCGGATGCCTTCGACTATCGGCGCCGCTTCCCGGACGGACGCATCGGCTCCGATCCGTCGCTGGCCAGCGTGGAAGCCGGAACCCGACTGTTCGAGGCCAGCGTGGAAGACACGATCGAGGACTACGAGGCATTTCTGGCCACCCGCTAG
- a CDS encoding transferase codes for MAGEQGKPTGLGTRLALMLGLARDASGQRLVKPFVRRYGRYTSLQFSRKQTQSRMLTGDPDVLLIDYTRTMMAALLLQPDPRCIGMVGLGGGSQAKFCHRHLPRARIEVVENNPGVIALRGEFAIPGDDERLQVHLDDGAAFVQSRPGRYDLLLVDGYDERGIPAVLSTQAFYDDCRDALAPGGVMSVNLFSTDAQAHFGKIRQSFGDSALMLEEPKMSNRVAFAWSGDPGGPGPIDPGAVLAALPDEAGRQLGPGFARLAQALEEAGLR; via the coding sequence ATGGCTGGAGAACAGGGCAAGCCAACCGGGCTGGGCACGCGCCTGGCGCTGATGCTCGGGCTGGCGCGCGACGCCAGCGGCCAGCGGCTGGTGAAGCCGTTCGTGCGTCGCTACGGCCGCTACACCTCGCTGCAGTTCAGCCGCAAGCAGACCCAGAGCCGCATGCTTACCGGCGACCCCGACGTCCTGCTGATCGATTACACCCGCACCATGATGGCGGCGCTGCTGCTGCAGCCCGATCCGCGCTGCATCGGCATGGTTGGCCTGGGGGGCGGTTCGCAGGCCAAGTTCTGCCATCGGCACCTGCCCCGGGCGCGGATCGAGGTGGTGGAGAACAACCCCGGCGTGATCGCGTTGCGCGGCGAGTTCGCCATCCCCGGGGATGACGAGCGGCTGCAGGTGCACCTGGACGATGGCGCGGCGTTCGTGCAGTCGCGCCCCGGGCGCTATGACCTGCTGCTGGTGGACGGCTACGACGAGCGGGGGATCCCGGCGGTCCTGTCCACCCAGGCGTTCTACGACGACTGCCGCGATGCGCTCGCTCCCGGCGGGGTGATGTCGGTGAACCTGTTCAGCACCGACGCCCAGGCGCACTTCGGGAAGATCCGGCAGAGCTTTGGCGACAGTGCGCTGATGCTCGAGGAGCCGAAGATGAGCAACCGGGTGGCGTTCGCCTGGAGCGGCGACCCGGGCGGCCCGGGCCCGATTGACCCCGGAGCGGTGCTCGCGGCGCTGCCCGACGAGGCAGGCCGGCAGCTGGGCCCGGGATTCGCGCGCCTGGCGCAGGCGCTCGAGGAGGCAGGTCTGCGCTAG
- a CDS encoding M15 family metallopeptidase: MIWAWVGLGFVAACVVTWLLVFPEARGRLAGRIAKAFADMSGWAARSGSRLARGAGSPARRLRSGGEGLLAALRRHRVVLAIALLLVCVPPLVILGLRQKVVLERFEGQDLAVSRSTIAVLLRGERLVPPPPPPPDVFTSAEVRRVMPAIVTADRRWERIDPDLQQRVLAIYQVMAQEHGIRMVLVEGYRSPERQAELFREGRATQAAAGQSCHQYGLALDSAPMREGKLQWDMQDEWTRNAYFLYGELAQAAGLVWGGNWRMGDFVHVEMGAQCRAARRARAQGG; this comes from the coding sequence ATGATCTGGGCCTGGGTGGGCCTGGGCTTTGTTGCCGCATGCGTGGTGACCTGGCTGCTGGTGTTTCCGGAAGCGCGCGGGCGACTGGCCGGCCGGATCGCAAAAGCCTTTGCGGATATGTCGGGGTGGGCCGCCCGCAGCGGCAGCCGGCTCGCGCGCGGCGCCGGGAGCCCGGCACGGCGCCTGCGGTCGGGCGGGGAGGGCCTGCTGGCAGCGCTGCGCCGGCATCGGGTGGTGCTGGCCATCGCGCTGCTGCTGGTGTGCGTGCCGCCCCTGGTGATCCTGGGCTTGCGCCAGAAGGTGGTGCTGGAGCGCTTCGAAGGCCAGGACCTGGCCGTCTCGCGTTCCACCATCGCAGTGCTGTTGCGCGGCGAGCGTCTGGTCCCGCCGCCACCGCCTCCGCCGGACGTCTTCACCAGCGCCGAGGTGCGCCGGGTCATGCCCGCCATCGTGACCGCTGACCGCCGCTGGGAGCGGATCGACCCCGACCTGCAGCAGCGGGTGCTGGCGATCTACCAGGTGATGGCGCAGGAGCACGGCATCCGCATGGTGCTGGTGGAGGGCTACCGCAGCCCGGAGCGCCAGGCGGAGTTGTTCCGCGAGGGGCGGGCCACGCAGGCGGCGGCGGGGCAGAGCTGCCACCAGTACGGGCTGGCCCTGGACAGCGCGCCCATGCGCGAGGGCAAGTTGCAGTGGGACATGCAGGACGAGTGGACGCGCAACGCCTATTTCCTGTACGGCGAACTGGCCCAGGCCGCCGGGCTGGTGTGGGGCGGGAACTGGCGGATGGGTGATTTCGTGCACGTGGAGATGGGGGCGCAGTGCCGGGCAGCGAGACGGGCGCGCGCGCAGGGCGGGTGA
- a CDS encoding DUF2388 domain-containing protein yields the protein MLRSTLFCALFILATGPTLASSFAGTTAGSAAGGSSASTGATSGSTSGNDKVVLQAREDAAGFVASDGRIRGARLEAALRHLRETSSDAAVRQASDMALARAILAL from the coding sequence ATGCTGCGATCGACCCTTTTCTGCGCCCTGTTCATCCTCGCCACCGGCCCGACCCTGGCGAGCAGCTTTGCCGGGACCACGGCTGGCTCCGCCGCCGGCGGGTCTTCGGCGTCGACCGGGGCGACGTCGGGGTCGACATCCGGCAATGACAAGGTGGTGCTGCAGGCGCGCGAGGATGCAGCCGGGTTCGTTGCCAGCGACGGCCGGATCCGCGGCGCCCGGCTTGAAGCCGCGCTGCGCCACCTGCGCGAGACCAGCAGCGACGCCGCGGTTCGCCAGGCCAGCGACATGGCGCTCGCCCGGGCGATCCTGGCGCTGTGA